In Zingiber officinale cultivar Zhangliang chromosome 3B, Zo_v1.1, whole genome shotgun sequence, a single window of DNA contains:
- the LOC121968574 gene encoding pathogen-related protein-like yields MAVAGEDPYRSFISGEGEKDTVWRFGAPPNYDVVNKLFEEGRTNIWPVGSLEEKVQRMVKTWEMELVHKVRPQDFKSVNIEKFRLSVNGRKGLTSAEISEIGGSYNAFLQTNLPKELRIYDPEEETRQSSSKEFATTFPRGFALEILQVYSGPPVVAYSFRHWSYMEGPFKGHAPTGELVQFSGVGIFHVNAETRVENVELFYERGDFLSSFLKGAPLAQGEAAGGCPFVSS; encoded by the exons ATGGCAGTTGCAGGCGAGGACCCCTACCGCTCCTTCATCTCCGGGGAGGGCGAAAAGGACACGGTGTGGAGGTTTGGTGCTCCTCCGAACTACGACGTCGTCAACAAGCTCTTCGAAGAGGGTCGAACCAAC ATATGGCCTGTTGGATCTCTAGAAGAAAAGGTACAGCGAATGGTGAAGACCTGGGAGATGGAGCTGGTCCACAAGGTGCGCCCACAGGACTTCAAATCTGTCAACATCGAGAAGTTCAGATTGAGCGTCAATG GGAGGAAAGGACTCACCTCTGCGGAAATCAGTGAGATAGGGGGCAGTTACAACGCCTTCCTGCAGACCAACTTGCCCAAGGAGCTGCGCATCTACGACCCTGAAGAGGAGACGAGGCAGTCGTCGTCCAAGGAGTTCGCCACCACGTTCCCGCGGGGGTTTGCTTTGGAGATACTGCAAGTCTACAGCGGCCCGCCGGTGGTAGCGTACAGTTTCCGGCACTGGAGCTACATGGAGGGGCCCTTCAAGGGCCACGCTCCCACTGGAGAACTCGTCCAGTTCTCGGGCGTTGGCATCTTTCAC GTGAATGCGGAGACGAGGGTGGAGAATGTGGAGCTGTTCTACGAGCGTGGAGATTTCCTGTCGAGCTTCCTGAAAGGTGCGCCTTTAGCGCAGGGCGAGGCTGCTGGGGGCTGCCCCTTCGTTAGCTCCTGA